AAGAGAGTCGtcctaattttattaattttcaaataaaaataaaaatttaaattattcaaaataaaaactcCACCACAAACTTCACTCAGACATAAAACTCTACCCCAAACTCCacccattttataaaaattgataTATACATTAAAATCGGGGGAAATTAGGTAATTTTGAGTAAGTTCTAAACTGAAAAAAAGAGTCGTCCTAATTTTATTATTgtgcaaataataataaaacttaaattaatcaaaataaaaaatttacctCAAACTCAACTCAAACATAAAAATCTACCCCAAAACTTCATCCCAAACTCCGCTACATATGTGTAAAATTTTACCCAAATGTGAAAACATTGACAAAAATGTGAAAATTGACccaaatgtaaaaaaaattgtcCCAAATATGAACAACTCGGCTCAAATATGAAAAACTTGACCCAAATGTGAAATATTcgacccaaataagaaaaaatcgactcaaatatgaaaaaaaactcGATCTAgataaaaatatacatatatataaatgatttaCGTAAATATCCAATTAAATATGATGTAATGGAGTGGTAATGTGTTAAATTGTGCAAAAACACATGATTCGAATCTGTACTGAATCAAAATGTGATgttagttttttattttattttaacaaacATGTGTAAAGAACATCTTGCCCTCTAAGTCACTCTTctgatcaaattaaaaaaaatcagactctctccaattaaaataaatcgatGGAGactcatatatattttaatgactGATATTATAGTAATAATAGGAAAATAGGTCAAAAAGAACGTAAAATTATAAAAGTCTGGATGATGTTGGAGGTTCTCGTTATAGGATAATATTTCAATATGTCTATACTGTTTTAACCAACCAATTTTATGTCATTTTTAATAATctttaatgatttatttatacatcaaattccaaaattttcaatttgttggTATAATATAATCAAATATGATAcgatcttttgtgagacggtcttacgaatctttatctgtgagacgtgttAATCTtttcgatattcacaataaaaaagtaaaaatctgttagagtagatgccctgcaagccaactgttggctagggattttattgactcagttgtaataaaaatCTTtctttaatataattcattattttatggtttgttatttctttatctgtatacccatgttatcaaacatagataaagaccttgattatactttaatacaaatgaatcgtaattcaatgttgaaactcgtttgtaaacattgtatgatctaaattcgttcctagtcgattcagccacctaaaacatggataaatgtcgtttgagctcgagactagcatctgtgatgttgtgtactgcgtttcttggtaagggcatggagatgtccaaacatacagatgggtagtcatatgatgattataccgaacaaccctccctcggactttccaaatggttatcattcatcgaggggataagtccgtggttatgattgtacaccattagtccttacgacccgggacaacactgaggctctatatgctagggctacgctttgactcgtttaccggctccaggagagtcatcaggtggcgagattgggtacagttgcgacacatgtaggagccagtgtattgtagtcggggattcaccgctcacctacgggtgtggatatcctatgtgatctgatgaaataatagtgcgtggaatctcttgCCAGAGTATTatatgtacgttagagaaggattTATCCAACAGtacatgtgatgccactatttatatgtataacgtagttatcgaattaatatgcaaccctcgattaaccaatggttgcagattcgatcgggatatatgagatgaagggaccgtactgtacgttaatcataatcgactggttcttgcaggcactatcagtgatacctaggggatcatggggcgatgctactagacgctcttaccatgatccgatgggtgcaatcagaaatgagttctgacattcttgatcaaggtgttgatgaaaagaatgagactaactagggtaagcccgaataaaggattatgtcctgaatcacaaagaattGTGAACCCATGACTAGCTGTATCtctaaaccattgagggtcacacaagcactggtttacttgttcccgttgagataataaattcaatgagttgaatttataagaaataagtttgatatcatcaatcgataagcttataaataaagtttataaaagcttataaaaattttgagagcatgactacTAAAGACAGTCAAAAGAAGTAAACATGTTTTATTTAGATTTTGGTGATCTCACAAATATATGtattaaaagaaaatcaagatTGAAAAGATTGGCATGCATATTtagaatctttaattaatttaattaattagattaattaagttaagaaaggattagaaataataatgagGGATTTTGATTCCTAATTTACGTAACATGCATCACAAGGATTTTATTGAAATTATTGacttaattaatatgattaattaaggAAATGACAATTAGTTaatcaaattaataatatatgttGGAGATCACCGAATCTTAATAAAAAGTAAAATGAGGATTTTGATTCATTATTAGACGAAAGGCAGCCGAAAGTTTCTCGCTAGAAAATTGAACTTTCGGCTCTTCCAATTTCTTTGTGCTCTCAAAAGAGTTTTGAACCAAATTGTGTTTTATATCTACGCAAAACATCTTCTaactttctagtgcaagttagaagaggaacaaataaactggtcgtggacttgattcggagatttgaagaaagttcgaagggatttacaacaagaactacatccgctaataccggagtagttggtgCAAAGTGAATTTTCACTAAAAGTATATATACTAAACATCCttgtatgtttattttattaaaaccatacgagtgtccaaacaatattttgaatgtcaaaataaaattttaaaacttacgttgcgttttgggcacgagaaaaccgagatccaacaaaatcttagcataaaaaataatactttttttcatggatgacccaaataagaaactCGTCTCACACAATACGATATGTGAGATCATTTCACATAAGCTTTTGCCGTTATATAAATGTGGTGTCCGTagatgaatattttttttggaaaaagctATTGTAACTTTTTGGGTAACTGGATAAGTTTCGTTCAAACCACTATTTGTGGTGTGACTGAGCTTATTTATGGTGGAGTATCTGATCCATCCATTGATGCCTACTACGATTCTGATTGGGCGTCGTGCCTAATGACTCGGAGATCTCCATCCGGCCATGACTACTGCTGCTACTACTTTTCAGATTACTTGGATCGTTGGCTACGAATCTCTATACCAAAAAAgcacaaaacatatcaaaattcaaGATTCCAATAGCTCAACTTGTTAATTTTCGTTCTTACAATattattttaaggaaaaaaattaaatcccaTTGGCAAAACAACATGTGGCAGTGgtagtatttaaaaaaaaaaattgaatcaaaATGAGTATACTTTACCCATCTCATCATGACTGTTTTGGGGAAGAAAAAAGCGCACTTTCTAGTGTTGTGGCTATCATTTATAGCACATGGAAGACAACCCTACTTTAAACCACCAGCATAATCCAACTACTCTATTAATTTCTCGCCGATCTACGGATACGAGGGGATATAAAATTTAGTATCCAACTTCCAAATTTCCATCACACGAAAAAGAACAAATGAAGCCACGCTATACTACTTTCATTCTCGTCTTTCTCCTCCTCTTCACTGATCTAGACAACAATGTTGTCACATGCCAAGATGAAATCCAACAATTCTTGTATCTCCAAAACTCGGCCCGATCCGAGGTGGGATTGGCTCCATTGCAATGGGACTGGAACGTGGCACGATACGCTGAGTGGTACGCGTACCAAAGGCAAGTAGATTGTGCATTGGAGCACTCGCACGGCCCGTACGGGGAGAACATCTTCTGGGGCAGCGGAGTCGAGTGGACGCCGGATCAGGCTGCCCAGTCTTGGGTGGACGAGGCACGTGAATACGACTACTGGTCAAATTCTTGTGTGTATGGTCAGCAGTGCGGGCATTACACTCAGATAGTGTGGAGGAACACCAGGAGAATTGGGTGTGCTAGAGTGGTTTGTTATGGTGGCAGAGGTGTTTTCATTACTTGCAATTATGATCCTCCCGGTAATTATATCGGCCAGAGGCCAtactaattatattttattatttttttcttttttaaaaccacatatatattataactaattttttaatatatgaaaTTATCGACGATCGATATGTTTATGTATGGATCCTGGACATTTTCTCAGTGAAAATGGTGTTGCTACATTTCCATTAATTGTTAATCacaaacaattatatatatatatatatagtatgtaTGTATAATGGTAAAATATCTTCTCTAACTTCTTTTGCACGATGTTTCTATGATATTTCTAATTAATGTTTTTGGGTGAAATAATTGTCCCTGTTtgatagagcgatcgaaccgtagtGCTTGAGCTACTGTGctactgtgcggtttaaaagatttgagttgcaccattaccactagttatagtttttggtaaagcggcaatcACTCGATCCTACAAATGTTCATATCATATAAGTTGTGTTGCACAAAAATATTTTAGACAAGATTTGACGGGATCCAAACATATATAATTAAGTTTGTGCCAGAAAACATGGGATTTAATTTGGATGTCTCAGATCGACTGAATCGGATTAAAATTCAAGAACAGACCACTGATATTCTTTCATAATGGCCAAACATTTAATGTTGGATCGACAAAATTCAAGAGGATCCATGTGCATTAACGACCAAGCACATGACACTTGcaaattcatgctttaaaaattCGGCGGGCGCTAGAGATATTATTTGGTCCCATGGACTTTGTTCATTTAATCACGGACTGTTTGCGTTggacaaaaaaaaatcaaatcaatttaCTATTTTTGtgcatatatacatatatatatatatatatatatatatatatataaaatttatatacaCCACATATATGAATAGATATcattcgaattatcatatatttatatctGTATAACTATAAAAGTTTGTGATCATAAACTTTGTTATCCAATcacgaaaatataaaaatgacatcattctcaatacaaatataaaaatgatgtaacataaattttgatatttattccacctaatatataattaataattaatgaatTATCACTACAATATACATTGATTGTATTAATTTATATTacttcaaaaaataaaagatagctcatgtattagttttatcaaataatacatatttatAATATCTTTATATATTTTATCCTTTTGATTTTCTCTCTACATCTTTTTCATATAATTTTAGtacaattttgtaattatatttttagtgtaatttctaattaagtgataaattatattatcacaagaaaataaatgaaaaaaaattaaatatatatgtaaCAGTAGAATAAAACgataaacatataataatatgatattgtGAAGTTCGGTGCAAacataatttattgtttttttaactAAGAATTGAAAGTACAAATTGTTTAATGTATTATTTAGGAGAATTTATATAAACGATTATGAatgttaaatttttaataatctcataaaacatgaatatcatagaaAAATTCAGAGTTTAGCTgtaattaagaatttaaagattttagtgacatttttatatatataaaaatatattagacAAATTTATCAATTCAATACACAAAATTTAATAGTATTTGAAACATCTACTAAGATTGTTTAAGATTTAGATATTAAGTGTCTAAAAGTAAACTTGGCCCAGATTCtcaataataagaaaaaaattcagATTCAAGTAAATGACAGAAGATTACATAAAATTTGATCATGCTACAACCCtagaacttaaaaaaaaaatgatttcaaaattttaatattgtgatctatttgatattaaaaaatgaatcatcgaaaacaaatattttgaaatgtccaatgcatatacgtaaataaGAACTAAACAcacatgaatatatatatatatatatatgtgtgtgtgtgtgtgtgtgaaaattacttgattgtaaaaaaattatatatttgcatctttttttttttcaagtgaGATAATATTATACTATCcatatgaaaatttatgatgtaatacatataatttttatttttattttaaaatatagtaaatgTTAGACTTAACTTAATTGTGGCGATAAGAATCAAAACCAGCAGGTTGTTAGTTAAAATCAGTAGACAATATAAAAGCAGTAGTCTTCAGAACTTAGTAAACCAGAAGCAGAACTCAATCTAAAATTAGAATAAATTAACGTCTTCTGTGCTAACGGAacaagtcttaaatgttaccgttactttatcgagtactagtattagttgcaccattaatgctgtACGAAAGCTTACAACCTCTACTGCATTGGTTGTGTCTGTCTTTGACTCAGCTGCTCATGCTGCTCATGTTGCTCATGTTGCTGAAATCAAGCAGCGTATGCTCACAAGGACTCCATCTCCGGAACCAGAAATCTTTAATATGGAATTTGAGATAGAAACTCTGCAAAGAAATCTCAACAATCTCTCGGAGATAGTAAAGAAGATATCTCGTGAACATGTCGCAGAAGTGAGTGGCTCAACGTTCTTCCGAGACCGTATATATAAAGAAATATTTCGCACGGTGGAATCTGTAAGCAAAATGTATGCTAAGATCACTGTTTTTAGACAGGATGTTTCCAGAAGCCAGGGTGCCATCATGCTCGGCCAAACTGACATTCTCCAACGACTTACTGACCATGATGATTTTATTCGTTCAGTCTCCACCACAATGGAATctatggatgccaagattgagtctcaatctcaatctcttaATGCTCTAAATGAACGAGTATCTCATCAGGCACCATATCTGGATATGCTAAACAATAGAATTATGAATCTCTCTGGGCGTATGAACGACTTAATTGCTCGAGTTATGGCCGTTGATGCCAAAAAGGAGGAAGAAACAGAACCAGAAGGAAGACAAGCAGAAGAAAGAAGAACTGGAGACATGGCAGAATCCTCTGCCAGAAGAGATCAAAATGCTGATGCTCAGAATGATGAAATTATTTTCAGGAACATTGGCACTGATAACTAAaacttttgttttttaattatcttaatatatatatttttgttttatattgCCATTATCTATCTCTGCTAACGTCCagattttggcatcaccacaaaggggaaaattgttaaCTTAACTTAATTGTGGCGATAAGAATCAAAACCAGCAGGTTGTTAGTTAAAATCAGTAGGCAATATAAAAGCAGTAGTCTTCAGAACTTAGTAAACCAGAAGCAGAACTCAATCTAAAATTAGAGTAACTTAACGTCTTCTGTGCTAACGGAacaagtcttaaatgttaccgttactttatcgAGTATTAGTATTAATTACACCATTAATGATGTACGAAGTTATTTATTACGTCTTACcagttttggtatgaaacaagactgattgctctgaagcttttctgcaggacccttttcaagtaataaagctgatttcatcagaagtcaaagaagccgttttgattatagacgttgtggggacccggacgctaattcattccttaatcgtctttaggaataattcaaacatttataataaacagggtctaaattttttttttaaatacaaagcggaaacgtaatgtaattcaattcaaattacatatgaaacataaatatacaaatcatgtattatctacaagaattcaactaggttcaactatatctcagtgttgaatcctaagttgcttcgaagcccggatctccacgctatctagtccagcctcgttctcttcttgaccctgatcctatcccacctgttgccatgcacacatacaaacaagacaacagccggataactccggtgagaattacattctcagtataaatcatgtatacatgcaatcataaaaaaaatataaaagcatataacagatatgtctaacgtgtattcaaatcagaatataaattcatatcaagaataaatcatattctaaacatataccatcatcaggaacataaatcaatatgtaccatattcaggcacataatcaacatgaatcaatataactgtcagttagactcatgacgtcacatttaagactagactcaatcctagtctagggatcccggtttccaaatgtggtattcctatatcgaattccgtaataaAAGGAACTATgttcctattactcgatataaccaaatatggtgttcctatatcgaattccgtaatagaagaactccaatcctattactcgatataaccaacatCCGGTGTCCTGACCTATCCGTCATGGACTGTAGCTCTATCGCTAATATCCCATCTtgagacatcgtgcaatgtgcccgtggcgatcccgccactgtcAGGCACTTCCGTCCCAAGATGTCTACACTATCCTgtaacatcgtgcaatgtgtccgtggcgatcccaccactatcaggcacttctgtcacaagattctCGTCTAATATCtgctatctatcaatcaagaaacaagtatatcaatcaaatcaatgcaaatatcaatgcaataaagtaaagtatgtgatttagggaaactcaagtacatcctacttgagtcgatgtcccaataccacattgacttatacctttatcttctcggtctgacgaagacgaagtcttgaattcaactctgtccattctcaatctggtaataacaataccgaacatacacaatatcaatatgtaaCTCAATTtagaacctgttctgatcaatactcaaatcaacatactatctgatcaatgtcaatcgacatatagtacaacaatacaatctcagtcaatcgtaaatctggtcaatatcaatctactgaggtttcgacgacataacaatacagtctcgataaccccgtaaatcccaacatctcagaaataataccagaactcataatcaataccggtataactcataatttcaacgataatacaaatctgatatcgaatctcagtcaaatcgactccaaaattcataacaattacataaccagtccgtttcttaatctgacttcgattctatgatgtctaacatgtcaagaacatcatatatgaatcttattcaattctgacaatgacataatttcaaagcatgtcaaaacgtagcaaaacttacgtcaagttgtagcctacgtcgataggattgcagtactgaagtcagattacaattcggacggacggatttctcacataTACAATAACACATATACAAGAACCTTTCCTCGATTCTTCTCTTCGTTTTCCGCTGGGAAAGTAaagtgtatatgtatatatatatatcaagttgctcggttaatgatacgtgtctattttttcatgaatttcggtcggcgctcgggcggtcgcaaGTTACCGCTTGGGCGCGGAGCCTTCTGCCCGATACATATCTTTGttaaacactggcgctcgggcggttaaagaTTGCCGCTCGGGTGCCAGAATTTCTGCCCAAACTCCAATCTTgcgatgcattggcgctcgggcagtcacaaactaccgctcgggcgccgcatcctctgcccaaaacatgcTCCTGTTgaccattggcgctcgggcggttattttctaccgctcgggcgccaatagttatgtctaaaaattgcacccttcatatgttttggccaatctggtctcgtaatagcccgtctataattatatcaattcataatcaataatctcatattaacagaatcaaaatatcgggcattacagacgttggattcaaattatctatatatatggatcaaacccATTTGAAGAACAACGCTGATTAACTTTattatctatccaacgttaCATTGAGCAACCGCGAACAAATCGTTATCTTCCAAGCTCAACttgcagaaaagcagtacacgcttaATATCTTAtatctgatctttggagatcattttgtactgctgtttcttAATCTCTTCTAGTAAAACCCCTTACGATATTCTTTTGAAGAAGAATATGTAAActagaaaagagtcttttccaaaTTTTGTCATATTGAATCatattgtgttgagttactaagagtttcaagtaggcaaaagataagccctgctgaagtgggtgtgtacaagtgttatgctgtaaaatccaaagtcttttagtgataccttctggaaacagaagaaggggagacgtagaagactttatcttcgaacttccagaaacaactacagttctactgcctactgttattactGTTTTCACCCTATTCCatcggattgtttccgcacttattattgtgatctgctggacgtaACCTTGAACAAGAAaagctacaatctctaacaggattttagcacatttgcaaaatatatcagtaaagaaaagagtttattcaccccccctctaaactcttcatcgatccccaacagtaaaaattcaaaaatatatgaaaatttgAAGGGAAAAAAGCTATAACaatgtatatattatatatatgattattttattaaattttataactAAAAAATTGCATCCATATGATCGTCAAAATCAACCATCAATCAAACCCTAAATATGTAAGGCATGAAAAGAATATTGATGAGCAATTAAAAAACACATAAGTTATTTTCTACCGTAAAAACAATATATGacatattaattataataaatataattatatcaatcaTTGATTAACATTTGTTAAAGTACTAGAGCTTTTATATATAATCTTTtaatatctttatttaattattttgaaattgatTAACTAATTCAATAAATACAaacaatatcatttttattaagATTTATTTCTTTGGTTATATttggtgagaatataattccaaatttatatttaaaaatttgatatgaatttctttgatatttaCCATAAAATCTTATGAATGCGTATTTCattacatatattaatttatttattattttaaaattatatttaacaaAAAATTAATAGTTATCAATGTTAatctataaaatatatattctgatATAAAATTAACTATACGTGATATAGAATTTTGAATACAAAATGCAAAAAAATTTTGTGTTAAATATTATTTAGATTGAATACTACgagttatattttattatcaatattatAATTTCATTAACTCTGATATTGTTTTGATGAGTTAGTCacgaaaattttaaattgataattatttatttttaatatatttcacttatgtaaattatgatttatgcattgataaaatccataatttggTTGATTTTTAGGTTATTATGCCTTAACTTGGTGtttggatatatattttttaaaatttgtttcagtTCATTCATTCTATTTATTATTCTCATTGTCAATTATTATATAgcttaaattttaatttgagaaataattttgaaa
The sequence above is a segment of the Primulina tabacum isolate GXHZ01 chromosome 6, ASM2559414v2, whole genome shotgun sequence genome. Coding sequences within it:
- the LOC142548207 gene encoding pathogenesis-related protein PR-1-like; the protein is MKPRYTTFILVFLLLFTDLDNNVVTCQDEIQQFLYLQNSARSEVGLAPLQWDWNVARYAEWYAYQRQVDCALEHSHGPYGENIFWGSGVEWTPDQAAQSWVDEAREYDYWSNSCVYGQQCGHYTQIVWRNTRRIGCARVVCYGGRGVFITCNYDPPGNYIGQRPY